The following are encoded together in the Pelagibaculum spongiae genome:
- a CDS encoding alpha/beta hydrolase codes for MKRLNLSSSDGHQIPAHIWLPEQQPIAIIQISHGMAEHHQRYNRLAGQLNNAGYAVIAHDHRGHGQCSGLQGHYSDQQGWKHVIDDLGLVQNYIRQQYPDLPVFLLGHSMGSFISLAWAEQYGDQLAGLILSGSNGDQGVMFSVAKLLIKLERYRQGAQGKSRFLDQVFFGQFNRSFGKTQTSFDWLSRDQQQVEKYLEDEQCGFLCSNQLWLDLISGLQQIYRPQNLQKIPKQLPIHFISGSKDPVSQSCKHLHKLLLNLEQSGFQQLSHTFYPNGRHEMFNETNYQQVQDELIQWITRHTSNRQASAA; via the coding sequence ATGAAAAGACTGAATCTTTCCAGCTCGGACGGTCATCAGATTCCAGCTCATATCTGGCTGCCAGAACAACAACCTATCGCAATCATTCAAATTAGTCATGGTATGGCGGAACATCATCAGCGCTATAACAGGCTAGCCGGTCAGCTCAATAATGCAGGTTACGCAGTGATCGCCCATGACCATCGCGGTCATGGCCAGTGCTCAGGCTTGCAAGGGCACTATTCTGATCAACAAGGTTGGAAACACGTTATTGATGATCTTGGACTGGTACAAAACTATATTCGCCAGCAGTATCCCGATCTACCGGTTTTCTTGCTCGGTCATTCAATGGGCTCATTTATTTCTTTGGCTTGGGCAGAGCAATATGGTGATCAGTTAGCTGGTTTGATTTTATCAGGTTCGAATGGTGACCAAGGCGTGATGTTCAGCGTGGCAAAATTGCTGATCAAACTAGAAAGATACCGCCAAGGCGCTCAAGGCAAAAGTCGCTTTCTTGACCAGGTGTTTTTTGGTCAATTCAATCGCAGCTTTGGCAAAACACAAACCAGCTTTGACTGGCTGTCACGCGACCAACAACAAGTTGAGAAATATCTCGAAGATGAGCAATGCGGATTTCTTTGCAGCAATCAGTTATGGCTAGATTTAATCTCAGGGCTACAACAGATTTACCGCCCACAAAATTTACAAAAAATCCCAAAGCAGCTGCCGATTCACTTTATTTCGGGCAGCAAAGACCCGGTTAGCCAAAGCTGCAAACACCTGCATAAGCTTTTGCTAAATCTTGAGCAATCTGGCTTCCAACAACTCAGCCATACCTTTTACCCAAATGGCCGTCATGAAATGTTCAATGAAACCAATTATCAGCAGGTTCAAGACGAGTTAATCCAATGGATTACTCGCCATACCTCGAACCGTCAAGCATCAGCAGCTTGA
- a CDS encoding TetR/AcrR family transcriptional regulator: MTNQAVPTSYNKRTRLDPRKRKAQLLEYALAVFARRGIGRGGHAEIASDARVSVATVFNYFNTREALVEAVISEVERFHLELTREIFQKHTDTGKAMLEHASAFSELKDSNPDYIKIWLDWSTSIDSPWWESYLKFQRQIIGTIADHIRQSDSGSAANPEASARCYIGYAHMAVMMMYDPDLEVSRQQLGRSLIRHALEMGKDLSN, translated from the coding sequence ATGACCAATCAAGCAGTCCCTACCTCATATAACAAACGGACTCGCCTAGACCCCCGCAAAAGAAAAGCCCAATTATTAGAATATGCGTTAGCGGTTTTTGCCCGCAGGGGAATTGGACGAGGTGGTCATGCAGAAATAGCCAGTGATGCGCGTGTTTCTGTCGCCACAGTTTTTAACTATTTCAACACGAGAGAAGCACTAGTTGAGGCAGTAATCTCCGAAGTTGAAAGATTTCATCTGGAGCTCACCAGAGAAATCTTCCAGAAGCATACAGATACCGGCAAGGCAATGCTGGAACATGCTTCTGCATTTTCTGAGTTAAAAGACAGCAATCCTGATTACATCAAGATTTGGCTCGATTGGAGTACATCCATTGACAGCCCTTGGTGGGAAAGCTATCTGAAATTCCAGCGTCAGATTATCGGCACAATTGCTGATCATATTCGCCAGTCAGATAGCGGTAGTGCGGCTAACCCTGAAGCATCTGCAAGATGTTACATAGGTTATGCGCATATGGCCGTTATGATGATGTACGATCCTGATCTGGAAGTTAGTCGTCAACAACTCGGGCGAAGCCTAATCCGACATGCGTTGGAAATGGGTAAGGATTTGAGCAATTAA
- a CDS encoding AMP-binding protein, producing the protein MIPSLISELPESSHHLGSLIEHVCKKYQDQPAFSFAKQTISYKKFLKLSRAFAQQLQKSGIKAGDRMILQLPNSIQLVAAAAGGFMAGVIVVPVNPLLTVRELEYIYQDAKPHLIVADYSSWQSRSHKPQLAQAELWLNVCGSLKQSPIKRIWRDFRLNQEQKTSLFHWHALSDDQFKMAQLSSNDLAVLQYTGGTTGEPKGAMISHGNLLANLAQLEELLSPRMATIKTTLTALPLYHTFAFTVNFLGMMNHGVHNILVERQIGQGQIIRLLKEQRVNCITGVNSLFSALLNSPGFNRHSWPDLKLAVTGGMAMRNMVAASWLQLTGIPLIQGYGLSEASPVVSCNPAEGDGGEGVGLPLANTEIAVCDEQGQRLSIDSVGEILVRGPQVMQGYWNKPSDTDEVIDANGWLHTGDIGKIDAKGYLHLLDRKKDLILVSGFNVFPNEIEMVAEAHPDIREAAAVGVPDHQTGECVKLFVVAGCPGVSREEVASYCQQHLAAYKVPRHIQFVSELPRASVGKLLRRHLREKAV; encoded by the coding sequence ATGATCCCGTCACTGATCTCCGAATTGCCGGAGTCTTCTCATCATCTGGGAAGTTTAATCGAGCATGTCTGTAAAAAATATCAGGATCAACCTGCCTTTAGTTTTGCCAAACAGACCATTTCCTATAAGAAATTTTTAAAACTATCGCGTGCTTTTGCCCAGCAATTGCAAAAATCTGGCATAAAAGCTGGCGATCGAATGATCTTACAACTGCCCAATAGCATTCAATTAGTTGCTGCGGCAGCCGGTGGCTTTATGGCCGGTGTAATCGTTGTGCCGGTCAACCCATTGCTTACCGTCAGAGAGCTTGAATATATTTACCAAGATGCCAAGCCGCATTTGATTGTGGCTGATTACTCCAGTTGGCAGTCTCGTTCTCATAAACCGCAGCTGGCACAGGCTGAATTGTGGCTGAATGTTTGTGGCAGTTTAAAGCAAAGCCCGATTAAACGTATTTGGCGAGATTTTCGGCTGAATCAAGAGCAAAAAACCAGCTTGTTTCATTGGCATGCTTTATCAGACGATCAGTTCAAAATGGCACAGCTTTCCAGTAATGATTTAGCGGTTTTACAATACACAGGTGGAACTACTGGAGAGCCGAAAGGCGCGATGATTAGCCATGGTAATTTATTGGCAAATCTAGCCCAGCTTGAAGAATTGTTATCACCACGCATGGCAACGATCAAAACCACGCTTACCGCATTACCCCTCTATCATACCTTTGCTTTTACGGTGAATTTCCTCGGCATGATGAACCATGGTGTTCATAATATTTTGGTTGAACGACAGATTGGCCAAGGGCAAATTATTCGACTGTTAAAAGAACAGCGGGTTAACTGTATAACTGGTGTAAATAGTTTGTTTTCTGCTTTGCTGAATTCACCTGGTTTTAATCGTCACTCTTGGCCGGATTTAAAACTCGCAGTTACCGGTGGTATGGCAATGCGAAATATGGTGGCAGCAAGCTGGCTGCAATTAACGGGTATTCCATTAATTCAAGGGTACGGGTTGTCAGAGGCATCGCCGGTGGTTAGTTGCAACCCAGCTGAAGGTGATGGTGGTGAAGGGGTTGGTCTGCCACTGGCGAATACCGAAATTGCGGTTTGTGATGAACAAGGACAAAGGCTGTCGATTGATTCAGTCGGTGAAATTCTAGTGAGAGGCCCGCAAGTCATGCAGGGCTATTGGAATAAACCCAGTGATACTGATGAAGTTATCGATGCTAATGGTTGGTTGCATACTGGAGATATTGGCAAGATTGATGCTAAAGGTTATTTGCATTTATTAGACCGCAAAAAAGATTTGATTCTGGTTTCTGGTTTTAATGTTTTTCCTAATGAAATTGAAATGGTTGCAGAAGCACACCCGGATATTCGGGAAGCGGCAGCAGTTGGCGTACCAGATCATCAAACAGGAGAATGTGTAAAATTATTTGTGGTGGCGGGCTGCCCCGGTGTTTCCAGAGAAGAAGTTGCCAGTTATTGCCAGCAGCATTTAGCGGCTTACAAAGTCCCTCGGCATATTCAGTTTGTTAGCGAATTACCCAGAGCATCGGTGGGGAAATTATTAAGGCGACATTTGCGAGAAAAAGCAGTGTAG
- a CDS encoding TetR/AcrR family transcriptional regulator, with protein MGRRSDHTREELKSLMLNAAITIVVEQGFRGVTARKVAEQAGYTVGSLYQVFKNLDDLIVQLNEQTMDEILLLIERELQQQGDEITVMHALALGYARYASENSNRWRMVFEHKLPTTHPLPESFQHKILSCFVMITQRFAQLFPQKKDEELLQAAQALWSSIHGICILSVTGKLDTAKAGNMEPLIGCLVDNFIGGLLASSQK; from the coding sequence ATGGGAAGGCGAAGTGATCATACCCGTGAAGAATTGAAAAGCTTAATGCTCAATGCAGCAATAACGATTGTTGTTGAGCAGGGCTTTCGCGGCGTTACTGCCCGAAAAGTGGCAGAACAGGCGGGTTATACCGTAGGAAGTTTGTATCAGGTTTTCAAGAATCTGGATGATTTGATTGTTCAGTTGAATGAACAAACCATGGATGAAATCTTGTTGTTAATTGAACGAGAGTTACAGCAGCAGGGCGATGAGATTACGGTAATGCACGCTTTAGCATTAGGTTATGCCCGATATGCCAGTGAAAATTCCAATCGTTGGCGAATGGTTTTTGAACATAAATTACCAACAACGCATCCGCTGCCAGAAAGCTTTCAGCATAAAATATTGTCATGTTTTGTGATGATTACTCAACGTTTTGCGCAGTTGTTTCCGCAAAAAAAAGATGAAGAGTTGCTCCAAGCTGCCCAAGCATTATGGAGCTCGATTCATGGTATTTGTATTTTGTCGGTGACCGGAAAACTGGATACTGCCAAGGCAGGAAATATGGAGCCGTTGATTGGTTGTCTGGTCGATAACTTTATTGGTGGGCTTCTGGCCAGTTCACAAAAGTGA
- a CDS encoding TonB family protein: MTRFVIMMRRPVIAVFTAAILLSGCKTNPPVEPEKPISPPVIKPVKPFVIQQESTRRIQCKTRRLCTSLLLNRVKNNWWLPHKESKGRSVELEVSLDELGELIYVKVTRGSGKLRFDAAAVAAVEDAAPFYELLSYMSTNSDHPFSKLKFRFAP; the protein is encoded by the coding sequence ATGACGAGATTTGTAATAATGATGAGGCGCCCTGTCATTGCCGTATTTACAGCAGCAATTTTACTGTCCGGTTGCAAAACTAACCCGCCTGTTGAGCCAGAAAAACCAATTTCTCCTCCGGTGATTAAACCGGTTAAACCATTTGTAATTCAACAAGAAAGTACAAGACGAATACAGTGTAAAACCCGACGATTGTGCACCAGCTTATTATTGAATCGAGTCAAAAATAATTGGTGGTTACCCCATAAAGAAAGCAAAGGTCGCTCAGTCGAACTTGAAGTTTCATTGGATGAGTTAGGTGAGCTTATCTATGTAAAGGTGACACGTGGAAGTGGGAAGTTGCGTTTTGATGCGGCAGCCGTGGCAGCCGTTGAGGATGCTGCTCCTTTTTATGAACTGCTAAGCTACATGTCTACCAATTCAGATCATCCATTTTCGAAATTAAAGTTTCGCTTCGCACCGTAA
- a CDS encoding AAA family ATPase, translating to MKSEDSKFEGTDSYIATEELKMAVNAALTLQRPLLIKGEPGTGKTMLAEQVAQSLNTDLIQWHIKSTTRAQQGLYEYDAVSRLRDSQLGDEKVRDIGNYIVKGKLWQAFEADERQVLLIDEIDKADIEFPNDLLLELDKMEFHVYETQQRIQAKKRPLVIITSNNEKELPDAFLRRCFFHYIRFPDKDTMKQIVQVHFPNLQNELVEESLRSFFEIRQMNGLKKKPTTSELLDWLKLLMAQDISPEVLRNQDNRSAIPPLYGALLKNEQDVQLFEKLAFLSRREG from the coding sequence ATGAAATCTGAAGACAGTAAATTTGAAGGCACGGATAGCTACATTGCCACCGAAGAATTAAAAATGGCGGTCAATGCTGCATTAACCTTGCAACGACCATTGCTCATTAAAGGTGAGCCAGGCACCGGTAAAACCATGCTGGCTGAACAGGTCGCCCAATCTCTAAATACCGATCTTATTCAATGGCACATTAAATCAACCACCCGCGCGCAGCAGGGGTTGTATGAATATGATGCGGTGTCTCGCTTACGAGATTCTCAGCTGGGTGATGAAAAAGTTCGTGATATCGGTAATTACATTGTTAAAGGCAAGCTTTGGCAGGCCTTTGAAGCCGATGAACGACAAGTTTTATTAATTGATGAAATTGATAAAGCTGATATTGAGTTTCCTAACGACCTGTTATTAGAGCTAGATAAAATGGAGTTTCATGTTTATGAAACCCAACAAAGAATTCAGGCCAAAAAACGTCCGTTAGTAATCATCACTTCAAACAATGAAAAAGAGCTGCCAGATGCTTTTCTGCGCCGCTGTTTTTTCCATTACATCCGCTTTCCTGATAAAGACACCATGAAGCAAATCGTTCAGGTGCACTTTCCCAATTTACAAAATGAATTGGTCGAAGAATCACTGCGAAGTTTCTTTGAAATTCGTCAAATGAATGGTTTAAAGAAAAAGCCAACCACCTCTGAATTACTTGACTGGCTTAAGCTGTTAATGGCGCAAGATATCAGCCCGGAAGTGTTGCGTAATCAGGATAATCGTTCGGCAATCCCCCCGTTATATGGTGCGCTGTTAAAGAATGAACAAGATGTTCAGTTGTTCGAAAAGCTGGCTTTCTTGTCTCGTCGCGAAGGGTAA
- a CDS encoding gamma carbonic anhydrase family protein — translation MNIRSFAGKTPQLEKRVWVDPQSTVIGEVSLADDVSVWPAAVIRGDMHWIKVGARTSVQDGAILHVTHASDFNPGGFPLDIGEDVTIGHQACLHGCKIGNRVLIGMQAMVMDGVIVEDDVMIAAGSLVSPGKRLESGYLYRGQPARQARPLTDQEKNFLKYSPQNYRKLKDQYLQAADA, via the coding sequence ATGAATATTCGAAGTTTTGCTGGAAAAACACCGCAATTAGAAAAGAGAGTGTGGGTTGATCCTCAGTCAACAGTGATTGGAGAAGTCAGTTTGGCTGATGATGTATCGGTGTGGCCGGCGGCGGTCATTCGTGGCGATATGCATTGGATAAAAGTCGGTGCTCGAACCAGTGTTCAAGACGGGGCGATTTTACATGTAACCCACGCCAGCGATTTTAATCCGGGTGGTTTTCCGCTAGATATCGGTGAAGACGTTACGATTGGCCATCAAGCCTGTTTGCATGGTTGTAAAATTGGCAACCGGGTATTAATCGGTATGCAGGCAATGGTGATGGATGGAGTGATTGTAGAAGATGATGTGATGATTGCTGCAGGTTCTTTGGTGTCACCGGGTAAGCGATTGGAAAGTGGTTATTTGTATCGTGGTCAGCCAGCAAGGCAAGCACGCCCACTGACTGACCAAGAAAAGAACTTTTTAAAGTACAGCCCGCAAAATTACCGCAAATTAAAAGATCAATATCTTCAAGCTGCTGATGCTTGA
- the cysK gene encoding cysteine synthase A: protein MNIFSDNSQTIGNTPLVRLKHFGQGNIVAKLESRNPAMSVKCRIGANMIWQAEKDGTLKKGMTIIEPTSGNTGIALAFVGSSLGYKVKLTMPSSMSIERRKVMKSLGAELVLTEPAKGMKGAVDAAKEIADSDAEQYLLLQQFENPANPAIHEKTTGPEIWRDTDGAIDVLVAGVGTGGTISGISRYLKHQQGKAITSVAVEPEASPIISQKIKGEDLTPAPHKIQGIGANFIPGNLDLDIVDRVEAVSNDDAIEYARQLMEKEGILAGISCGAALCAAERISALPEFKDKMIVVILPDSGERYLSTPLFDGVFGQQELTQ from the coding sequence ATGAATATTTTTTCAGATAACAGTCAGACAATTGGTAATACTCCGTTGGTTCGGCTTAAGCATTTTGGCCAAGGCAATATTGTTGCCAAGTTAGAAAGCCGTAATCCAGCAATGTCGGTTAAATGCCGCATTGGAGCCAATATGATTTGGCAGGCAGAAAAAGATGGAACACTGAAAAAAGGCATGACGATTATTGAGCCAACCAGTGGTAATACAGGGATTGCATTAGCATTTGTTGGGAGTTCTTTAGGTTATAAGGTTAAGCTGACCATGCCTTCGAGCATGAGTATTGAGCGGCGAAAGGTGATGAAATCACTCGGTGCTGAACTGGTGTTAACTGAACCAGCCAAAGGCATGAAAGGTGCAGTTGATGCGGCAAAAGAAATAGCCGATTCAGATGCTGAACAATATTTATTGCTGCAACAATTTGAAAATCCAGCTAATCCGGCGATTCATGAAAAAACCACCGGCCCGGAAATCTGGAGAGATACCGATGGTGCGATTGATGTATTAGTTGCAGGCGTAGGTACTGGCGGCACAATCAGCGGCATTTCCCGTTATCTCAAACATCAGCAAGGTAAAGCGATTACTTCAGTTGCTGTAGAGCCTGAAGCTTCTCCGATTATTTCCCAGAAAATAAAAGGTGAAGATTTAACCCCGGCACCGCATAAAATTCAGGGTATTGGCGCTAATTTCATTCCAGGTAATTTGGATTTAGATATCGTTGATCGAGTTGAAGCGGTATCGAATGACGATGCAATCGAATATGCGCGACAGTTAATGGAAAAAGAGGGTATTTTGGCGGGTATTTCTTGTGGTGCTGCTTTGTGTGCAGCAGAGAGAATTTCTGCATTGCCAGAGTTTAAAGACAAGATGATTGTGGTAATTCTGCCTGATTCGGGTGAGCGTTATCTTTCAACACCATTATTTGACGGTGTTTTTGGTCAGCAGGAATTGACCCAGTAG
- a CDS encoding vWA domain-containing protein: protein MLIDFFYTLKQAQVPVSIREFLDLLGGLKARVVMGSVDDFYQLARCCLVKDERHYDRFDQAFSYYFRGISNDQLDKEIPEDWLRKQIEKFLSEEEKKKMESIGWDELMQRLKQRLEEQKERHQGGNKWIGTGGTSPFGAYGFNPEGVRIGQDESRHRRAVKVWDKREFKNLDDSVELGTRNMKVALRKLRRFARSGSSEILDLDSTIKATANNAGWLDIKMTPKRHNNVKVLLFFDIGGSMDDHIRTCEALFSACRTEFRHLEYFYFHNCVYESVWKDNSRRNDDKISTEDLLHTYGEDYRLIFVGDATMSPYEISYPGGSVEHWNEQPGEVWMKRLLANWPKAVWLNPQPVEQWQWHHSISQLQQIMEKKMFPLTLGGLDNAMRELNR, encoded by the coding sequence ATGTTGATCGACTTTTTTTATACTCTGAAACAGGCTCAGGTGCCGGTCAGTATTCGAGAGTTTCTGGATTTACTCGGTGGACTAAAAGCTCGGGTGGTGATGGGCTCGGTTGATGACTTTTACCAGTTGGCACGCTGTTGTCTGGTAAAAGATGAGCGACATTACGACCGATTTGACCAAGCGTTTAGTTATTATTTTCGTGGTATCAGTAATGATCAGTTAGATAAAGAAATTCCTGAAGATTGGCTTAGAAAACAGATAGAAAAATTTCTGTCAGAAGAAGAAAAGAAAAAAATGGAGTCAATTGGTTGGGATGAATTGATGCAGCGTTTGAAACAGCGCCTAGAAGAACAGAAAGAGCGGCACCAAGGTGGTAATAAGTGGATTGGTACTGGCGGTACATCGCCTTTTGGCGCTTATGGCTTTAATCCTGAAGGTGTCAGGATCGGTCAGGATGAATCTCGCCATCGGCGTGCAGTTAAGGTATGGGATAAACGAGAGTTTAAAAATCTCGATGATTCAGTTGAGCTAGGCACGCGTAATATGAAAGTCGCCTTGAGAAAACTGCGTCGATTTGCCCGCAGCGGTTCCAGTGAAATACTCGATCTAGATTCAACCATAAAAGCTACCGCAAATAATGCCGGTTGGCTCGATATTAAAATGACGCCGAAACGCCACAATAATGTGAAGGTATTGTTGTTTTTCGATATTGGCGGTTCGATGGATGATCATATTCGTACCTGCGAGGCATTGTTTTCTGCCTGCAGAACCGAGTTTCGCCATCTGGAGTATTTCTATTTTCATAATTGTGTTTATGAATCAGTCTGGAAAGACAATAGCCGTCGCAATGACGATAAAATATCCACCGAAGATTTATTGCATACCTATGGTGAAGATTATCGACTGATATTTGTTGGTGATGCGACCATGAGCCCTTATGAAATCAGTTATCCCGGCGGCAGTGTTGAGCACTGGAATGAACAGCCAGGTGAAGTTTGGATGAAGCGATTGCTGGCCAATTGGCCCAAGGCGGTCTGGTTAAATCCACAGCCCGTTGAACAATGGCAATGGCACCATTCAATAAGTCAATTGCAGCAAATTATGGAAAAAAAGATGTTCCCGCTTACCCTTGGTGGATTAGACAATGCGATGCGAGAATTGAATCGATGA